From Streptomyces sp. TLI_235, a single genomic window includes:
- a CDS encoding deazaflavin-dependent oxidoreductase (nitroreductase family) → MSGNESTALESVRRSHSSGVPVSDTASRYVMPTGRISAALLALSNRTVAALARAGLSLWGSRVLAVRGRKSGEWRTTPVNLLSHDGQRYLVAPRGHTQWVRNLRVAGTGELRLGRRAEAFSAVELADADKPAVLRAYLKRWKFEVGAFFDGVDADASEADLLRIAPGYPVFRLASA, encoded by the coding sequence GTGTCCGGAAACGAGAGCACCGCTCTCGAAAGCGTCCGCCGCTCGCACTCCTCGGGGGTTCCCGTGTCCGACACCGCCAGCCGCTATGTGATGCCCACCGGCCGGATCAGCGCCGCCCTGCTCGCCCTCTCCAACCGCACCGTCGCCGCCCTCGCCCGGGCCGGCCTCAGCCTCTGGGGCTCCCGCGTGCTGGCGGTCCGCGGCCGCAAGAGCGGCGAGTGGCGCACCACCCCGGTCAACCTGCTCAGCCACGACGGGCAGCGCTACCTGGTCGCACCGCGCGGCCACACCCAGTGGGTGCGCAACCTGCGCGTCGCGGGCACCGGCGAACTCCGGCTCGGCCGCCGCGCCGAGGCCTTCAGCGCGGTCGAACTCGCCGACGCCGACAAGCCGGCGGTGCTCCGCGCCTACCTCAAGCGCTGGAAGTTCGAGGTCGGCGCCTTCTTCGACGGCGTCGACGCCGACGCCTCCGAGGCAGACCTGCTGCGGATCGCGCCCGGCTACCCGGTCTTCCGGCTCGCCTCGGCCTGA
- a CDS encoding cobyrinic acid a,c-diamide synthase, with translation MNIPRLVVAAPSSGAGKTTVATGLIAALAARGLAVSPHKVGPDYIDPGYHALAAGRPGRNLDAYMCGEDRIAPLFLHGAAGADVAVVEGVMGLFDGAAGRGELASTAQVAKLLRAPVVLVVDASSQSRSVAALVHGFASWDPQVRLAGVILNRVASDRHEQLLREALEEGSGVPVLGCVRRTASVATPSRHLGLIPAVERSADALRAVRDMGELVAASVDLDALLALARSAPPLDAEPWSAAAEVSPVAGRPRIALAGGAAFSFSYAENAELLAAAGAEVVPFDPLRDGELPAGTRGLVVGGGFPEMYVTELSANAALRAEIAALAARGVPIAAECAGLLYLGQELDGKAMCGVLPHTARMTERLTLGYREAVALADSPLAATGTRVRGHEFHRTVCEPGAGEQPAWGWRGPTGPAVEGFVRGPVHGSYLHLHWAGAPQLAERLVRAAAAV, from the coding sequence TTGAACATCCCCCGTCTCGTCGTCGCCGCGCCCTCCTCGGGCGCGGGCAAGACCACCGTCGCCACCGGTCTGATCGCCGCGCTCGCCGCGCGCGGCCTCGCGGTCTCCCCGCACAAGGTCGGCCCGGACTACATCGACCCGGGCTACCACGCGCTGGCCGCCGGCCGCCCGGGCCGCAACCTGGACGCGTACATGTGCGGGGAGGACCGGATCGCCCCGCTCTTCCTGCACGGCGCCGCCGGGGCCGACGTGGCGGTGGTCGAGGGCGTGATGGGGCTGTTCGACGGGGCGGCGGGCCGCGGCGAGCTCGCCTCCACCGCACAGGTCGCCAAGCTGCTGCGGGCACCGGTGGTGCTGGTGGTGGACGCGTCCTCGCAGTCCCGCTCGGTGGCGGCGCTGGTGCACGGCTTCGCCTCCTGGGACCCGCAGGTGCGCCTCGCCGGGGTGATCCTCAACCGGGTCGCCTCCGACCGGCACGAGCAGCTGCTGCGCGAGGCACTGGAGGAGGGCTCCGGGGTGCCGGTGCTCGGCTGCGTACGGCGCACCGCCTCGGTCGCCACCCCGTCCCGCCACCTCGGCCTGATCCCGGCGGTGGAACGCTCCGCGGACGCCCTGCGGGCCGTCCGTGACATGGGCGAGCTGGTCGCCGCCTCGGTGGACCTGGACGCGCTGCTGGCACTGGCCCGCAGCGCCCCGCCACTGGACGCCGAACCGTGGTCCGCCGCCGCGGAGGTCTCCCCCGTGGCCGGCCGGCCGCGGATCGCCCTGGCGGGCGGGGCCGCGTTCTCCTTCTCGTACGCGGAGAACGCCGAACTGCTCGCCGCCGCCGGCGCCGAGGTCGTCCCCTTCGATCCGCTGCGGGACGGGGAACTGCCGGCCGGCACCCGCGGGTTGGTGGTCGGCGGCGGCTTCCCGGAGATGTACGTGACCGAGCTGAGCGCCAATGCCGCGCTGCGCGCGGAGATCGCCGCACTCGCCGCGCGCGGGGTGCCGATCGCCGCCGAGTGCGCCGGACTGCTCTACCTCGGACAGGAGTTGGATGGGAAGGCGATGTGCGGGGTGCTGCCGCACACGGCGCGGATGACCGAACGGCTCACCCTGGGCTACCGGGAGGCCGTGGCCCTGGCCGACAGCCCGCTGGCCGCCACCGGCACCCGGGTGCGGGGGCACGAGTTCCACCGCACGGTCTGCGAGCCCGGCGCCGGCGAGCAGCCGGCCTGGGGCTGGCGCGGTCCGACCGGGCCGGCCGTCGAGGGCTTCGTGCGGGGCCCGGTGCACGGCTCGTACCTGCATCTGCACTGGGCGGGGGCGCCGCAGCTCGCGGAGCGCCTGGTCCGCGCGGCGGCGGCGGTGTGA
- a CDS encoding MFS transporter — protein sequence MYLADSRSSKTAATASRSAEPAAVPGTRPGRRAAAVPGTVLALGAVSLITDVSSEMVSAVLPLYVVAGLGLSPLGFGLLDGIHNGVGALVRLVGGHAADRGRGRHKAVAAIGYGLSAACKPLLLLVHTLPLISAVLAVDRTGKGLRTAPRDALISLATEPEHRGRAFGVHRAMDTTGALLGPLVAFALLRLATDGYDAVFAVSACVAALGVLVLLLFVPGRTAGPADGPRPALRDSLALLRVPALRRLTLAAVLLGLTTVSDSFLYLLLQRRLDLPAHLFPLLPLGTAAAFLLLAVPFGMAADRLGRRRLFLLGHLVLLAGYGLVLAPLHAWWTAPLVLLLHGSFYAATDGVLAAAASGTVPAGQQGAGLALVGTGQALARLGCSLAFGAGWTLWGGQTVLAVAAVALAVAACGAFLLIRDPAAAEPGSADPGPADPGPTDPGPTDPGLTDSGTEEHSA from the coding sequence GTGTACCTCGCGGACTCCCGCAGCAGCAAGACCGCCGCCACCGCGAGCCGCAGTGCCGAGCCGGCCGCCGTCCCGGGCACCCGCCCGGGGCGGCGCGCCGCCGCCGTGCCCGGCACCGTCCTCGCACTGGGCGCGGTCAGCCTGATCACCGACGTCTCCTCGGAGATGGTCAGCGCGGTGCTGCCGCTGTACGTGGTCGCCGGACTCGGGCTCTCCCCGCTCGGTTTCGGCCTGCTGGACGGCATCCACAACGGCGTCGGGGCGCTGGTGCGGTTGGTCGGCGGGCACGCCGCGGACCGCGGCCGGGGCCGGCACAAGGCGGTCGCCGCGATCGGCTACGGCCTGTCGGCCGCCTGCAAGCCGCTGCTGCTGCTCGTGCACACCCTGCCCTTGATCAGCGCGGTGCTGGCGGTCGACCGCACCGGCAAGGGCCTGCGCACCGCCCCGCGCGACGCCCTGATCTCGCTCGCCACCGAACCCGAGCACCGCGGACGGGCGTTCGGCGTGCACCGGGCGATGGACACCACCGGCGCGCTGCTCGGCCCGCTGGTCGCCTTCGCCCTGCTCCGGCTCGCCACCGACGGCTACGACGCGGTCTTCGCCGTCTCCGCCTGCGTCGCCGCGCTCGGCGTGCTGGTGCTGCTGCTCTTCGTGCCCGGCCGCACCGCCGGGCCCGCCGACGGGCCGCGCCCCGCACTGCGGGACTCGCTGGCCCTGCTCCGGGTGCCCGCGCTGCGGCGGCTCACCCTGGCCGCCGTCCTGCTCGGCCTGACCACGGTCAGCGACTCCTTCCTGTACCTGCTGCTGCAGCGCCGGCTCGACCTGCCGGCGCACCTCTTCCCGCTGCTGCCGCTGGGCACCGCGGCCGCCTTCCTGCTGCTGGCCGTGCCCTTCGGCATGGCCGCCGACCGGCTCGGCCGCCGCCGGCTCTTCCTGCTCGGCCACCTGGTGCTGCTCGCCGGGTACGGGCTGGTGCTCGCCCCGCTGCACGCCTGGTGGACTGCGCCGCTCGTCCTGCTGCTGCACGGCTCCTTCTACGCGGCGACCGACGGCGTGCTCGCCGCGGCCGCCTCCGGCACCGTGCCCGCCGGGCAGCAGGGCGCCGGGCTCGCCCTGGTCGGCACCGGGCAGGCGCTCGCCCGCCTCGGCTGCTCGCTGGCCTTCGGCGCCGGCTGGACCCTCTGGGGCGGGCAGACGGTGCTCGCGGTCGCCGCCGTGGCGCTGGCCGTGGCCGCCTGCGGGGCCTTCCTGCTGATCCGCGACCCCGCCGCCGCCGAACCCGGATCAGCCGATCCCGGCCCCGCCGACCCCGGCCCCACCGATCCCGGCCCCACCGATCCCGGCCTCACCGACTCCGGCACCGAGGAGCACTCCGCATGA
- a CDS encoding TetR family transcriptional regulator, which yields MTAIRTARERAREELTREIKQEARRQFASEGAQKLSLRAVARELGMASSAIYRYFPSRDELLTALIVDAYTDLADAADAALAGAPAAPRARWRALCTAVRAWALAHPHEYALVYGTPVPGYRAPQETVEPAARLPLALIGVAAEGAPAAAPPVPGGPLGEQLTRLRTELAPGLPEAVLARTAIAWTQLFGMIGFELFGHLVGSFDPADAFFAHAVEEMADLVGLPHEG from the coding sequence ATGACCGCCATCAGGACCGCCCGCGAACGGGCCCGCGAGGAGCTCACCCGCGAGATCAAGCAGGAGGCCCGCCGGCAGTTCGCCTCCGAGGGCGCCCAGAAGCTCTCGCTGCGTGCCGTCGCCCGCGAGCTCGGCATGGCCTCGTCCGCGATCTACCGGTACTTCCCGAGCCGCGACGAACTGCTCACCGCGCTGATCGTCGACGCCTACACCGACCTCGCCGACGCCGCCGACGCGGCCCTCGCCGGCGCACCCGCCGCCCCCCGCGCCCGCTGGCGGGCCCTGTGCACCGCCGTCCGGGCCTGGGCCCTGGCCCACCCGCACGAGTACGCGCTGGTCTACGGCACACCGGTGCCCGGCTACCGGGCCCCGCAGGAGACCGTCGAGCCGGCCGCCCGGCTGCCGCTCGCCCTGATCGGGGTGGCCGCCGAGGGCGCGCCTGCGGCTGCGCCGCCCGTGCCGGGCGGCCCGCTCGGCGAGCAGCTCACCCGCCTCCGCACGGAACTCGCCCCCGGACTGCCCGAGGCGGTGCTGGCCCGCACCGCGATCGCCTGGACACAGCTCTTCGGCATGATCGGCTTCGAGCTGTTCGGGCACCTCGTCGGGTCCTTCGACCCGGCGGACGCCTTCTTCGCGCACGCCGTCGAGGAGATGGCCGACCTCGTCGGCCTGCCACACGAGGGCTGA
- a CDS encoding histidinol-phosphate aminotransferase (manually curated), whose translation MLLAVTGRAAQTLGAGRWPGPRRGSEERKNGIRRNPTPVRPISHPSRLTRVSRPWWDFRQVGRGRGGTVVELDGPLVAGVGARPGTPAADILRLLDDALAGAGLHRSELVLLATVEARAAEPGLCEAARLLGVPLAAHPAAELAAVPVPNPSEAVRGAVGTAGVAEAAALAEAPGGRLLVPKTASRTATVAIARRAAAPDGAAGSSRTGSPARPATPRESTAMSTEFDLRHHGDAEVRAAGLVDLAVNVRTGTPPGWLRDRLAATLGDLAAYPDPAAARAAVAARHGRPVDEVLLTSGAAEAFVLLARVVTARHVCVVHPQFTEPEAALRDAGHTVHRAVLRAEDGFRLTPGAVPEEADLVVIGNPTNPTSVLHPAADVAALARPGRTLVVDEAFMDTVPGESAALAGVRGLPGRVVVLRSLTKTWGLAGLRIGYALGPAGLIAELAAAQPLWPVSTPALAAAEACSAPAALAEAEEAARTLAGHRAHLLRGLAGVPGVRVHGAPESSFLLVELAGAAEVRERLRAAGFAVRRGDTFPGLGPDWLRIAVRDPATGDRFLAALAAAVGAAAVDTAVTAG comes from the coding sequence GTGCTGCTGGCTGTGACCGGTCGAGCGGCCCAAACCCTAGGTGCGGGCCGGTGGCCGGGGCCGCGCCGCGGAAGTGAAGAACGGAAGAACGGAATCCGACGGAATCCGACGCCGGTACGTCCCATCTCACACCCGTCCCGATTGACCCGCGTGTCGCGCCCGTGGTGGGATTTCCGGCAGGTCGGACGGGGTCGCGGAGGCACGGTGGTGGAGCTGGACGGCCCGCTGGTCGCCGGTGTCGGTGCCCGCCCCGGCACCCCCGCCGCCGACATCCTCCGGCTCCTCGACGACGCGCTGGCCGGCGCCGGACTGCACCGCTCCGAGCTCGTCCTGCTCGCCACCGTCGAGGCCAGGGCCGCCGAGCCCGGCCTGTGCGAGGCCGCGCGGCTGCTCGGTGTCCCGCTGGCCGCGCACCCCGCCGCGGAACTCGCCGCGGTGCCCGTGCCGAACCCGTCCGAGGCCGTCCGCGGCGCCGTCGGCACCGCCGGCGTCGCCGAGGCCGCCGCCCTGGCCGAGGCCCCCGGCGGGCGCCTGCTGGTGCCCAAGACGGCCTCCCGGACGGCCACCGTGGCGATCGCCCGCCGCGCGGCCGCCCCGGACGGCGCCGCCGGGAGCAGCCGCACCGGGAGCCCCGCCCGCCCCGCGACCCCCCGGGAGAGCACCGCGATGAGCACCGAATTCGACCTCCGCCACCACGGCGACGCCGAGGTCCGCGCCGCCGGCCTGGTCGACCTCGCCGTCAACGTCCGCACCGGCACCCCGCCCGGCTGGCTGCGCGACCGGCTCGCCGCCACCCTCGGCGACCTCGCCGCCTACCCCGACCCGGCCGCCGCCCGCGCCGCCGTCGCCGCCCGGCACGGCCGGCCGGTCGACGAGGTACTGCTGACCTCCGGCGCCGCCGAGGCCTTCGTGCTGCTCGCCCGAGTGGTGACGGCGCGTCACGTCTGCGTGGTGCACCCGCAGTTCACCGAACCCGAGGCGGCACTGCGGGACGCCGGGCACACCGTGCACCGGGCCGTGCTGCGGGCCGAGGACGGCTTCCGGCTCACCCCCGGCGCGGTGCCCGAGGAGGCCGACCTGGTGGTGATCGGCAACCCCACCAACCCGACCTCCGTACTGCACCCGGCCGCCGACGTGGCCGCGCTCGCCCGGCCCGGGCGCACGCTGGTGGTCGACGAGGCCTTCATGGACACCGTCCCGGGCGAGAGCGCCGCGCTCGCCGGGGTGCGCGGCCTGCCGGGCCGGGTGGTCGTGCTGCGCAGCCTCACCAAGACCTGGGGCCTCGCCGGGCTGCGGATCGGCTACGCGCTCGGCCCGGCCGGGCTGATCGCCGAACTCGCCGCCGCCCAGCCGCTGTGGCCGGTCTCCACGCCGGCGCTGGCCGCCGCCGAGGCCTGCTCGGCGCCGGCCGCCCTCGCCGAGGCCGAGGAGGCCGCCCGCACCCTCGCGGGCCACCGGGCGCACCTGCTGCGGGGCCTGGCCGGGGTGCCCGGGGTGCGGGTGCACGGCGCCCCGGAGTCCTCGTTCCTCCTGGTCGAGTTGGCGGGTGCGGCCGAGGTGCGGGAGCGGCTGCGGGCGGCCGGTTTCGCGGTGCGGCGCGGCGACACCTTCCCCGGCCTCGGACCGGACTGGCTGCGGATCGCCGTCCGGGACCCGGCCACCGGCGACCGTTTCCTCGCCGCGCTGGCCGCCGCCGTCGGCGCCGCGGCCGTCGACACCGCGGTCACGGCAGGCTGA
- a CDS encoding DNA-binding transcriptional regulator GbsR (MarR family), translating into MERDGAAVGAFVERFAAVMADAGFPRMPARVFTALLATDSGRLTAAELAESLRISPAAVSGAVRFLGQVNLVTREREAGSRRDRYRVHDDAWYEASVHRDRELVRWESGLREGIEALGPDTPAGARLTESLAFFGFMREELPALLGRWHDRREQLRADLVRDQDADSTSG; encoded by the coding sequence GTGGAACGGGACGGGGCGGCGGTCGGGGCCTTCGTCGAGCGCTTCGCCGCGGTGATGGCGGACGCGGGCTTCCCGCGGATGCCCGCCCGGGTGTTCACCGCGCTGCTCGCCACCGACTCCGGCCGGCTGACCGCGGCCGAACTCGCCGAGTCCCTGCGGATCAGCCCGGCCGCCGTGTCGGGCGCGGTGCGCTTCCTCGGCCAGGTCAACCTGGTCACCCGGGAGCGCGAGGCCGGCTCGCGCCGGGACCGCTACCGGGTGCACGACGACGCCTGGTACGAGGCCTCGGTGCACCGCGACCGGGAGCTCGTCCGCTGGGAGTCCGGCCTGCGCGAGGGCATCGAGGCGCTGGGCCCGGACACCCCGGCCGGCGCCCGGCTGACGGAGTCGCTGGCCTTCTTCGGCTTCATGCGCGAGGAGCTGCCCGCCCTGCTCGGTCGCTGGCACGACCGGCGCGAGCAGCTGCGCGCCGACCTGGTACGGGATCAGGACGCCGACAGCACGTCCGGGTAG
- a CDS encoding cob(I)yrinic acid a,c-diamide adenosyltransferase: protein MPKGVPESVPDDGLTTRQRRTLPITAVHTGPGKGKSTAAFGMALRAWNQGWPIGVFQFVKSAKWKVGEENALRVLGASGEGGTVAWHKMGEGWSWVQRGMESSEEAAKEGWEQVKRDLAAETYRFYVLDEFTYPMHWGWVDVDEVVSVLKDRPGSQHVVITGRYAKEPLTECADLVTEMTKVKHPMDAGRKGQRGIEW from the coding sequence GTGCCCAAGGGAGTGCCCGAGAGTGTCCCCGACGACGGACTGACGACCCGTCAGCGCCGCACCCTGCCGATCACCGCGGTGCACACCGGCCCCGGCAAGGGCAAGTCGACCGCCGCGTTCGGCATGGCGCTGCGCGCCTGGAACCAGGGCTGGCCGATCGGGGTGTTCCAGTTCGTCAAGTCCGCCAAGTGGAAGGTCGGCGAGGAGAACGCGCTGCGTGTGCTCGGCGCCTCCGGCGAGGGCGGCACGGTGGCCTGGCACAAGATGGGCGAGGGCTGGTCCTGGGTGCAGCGCGGCATGGAGTCGAGCGAGGAGGCGGCGAAGGAGGGCTGGGAGCAGGTCAAGCGCGACCTCGCCGCCGAGACCTACCGCTTCTACGTGCTGGACGAGTTCACCTACCCGATGCACTGGGGCTGGGTGGACGTCGACGAGGTGGTGTCCGTCCTGAAGGACCGCCCGGGCAGCCAGCACGTGGTGATCACCGGCCGGTACGCCAAGGAGCCCCTGACCGAATGCGCCGACCTGGTCACCGAGATGACCAAGGTCAAGCACCCCATGGACGCCGGCCGCAAGGGCCAGCGCGGTATCGAGTGGTAG
- a CDS encoding phosphoesterase family protein, producing the protein MTAARTPKRTRRTFTALAGAVAMAAGSLGLWAATGATAQAATLPTPDHVVVVVMENHAYSQVIGSSSAPYLNNTLKAGGANLTQSYGLTHPSEPNYYQLFSGSNQGRTDDSCVTVGSISAPNLASELIAAGKTWASYNEGLPSQGSTVCTNSAGKYAQKHNPWFGFSNVPTSTAKTMTQFPTDYTTLPKVSFVVPNLCSDMHDCSVSTGDTWIQNNLGAYATWAKTHNSMLVVTFDEDNKLSGNRIPTLFYGEHVAAGSSTATTYNHYNVLRTLEDLAGLTSHAGNAASASDITGIWN; encoded by the coding sequence ATGACTGCCGCTCGGACCCCGAAGCGCACCCGACGCACCTTCACCGCCCTCGCGGGCGCGGTGGCCATGGCCGCCGGATCGCTCGGACTCTGGGCCGCCACCGGCGCCACCGCCCAGGCCGCCACCCTCCCCACCCCCGACCACGTCGTGGTCGTGGTGATGGAGAACCACGCCTACTCGCAGGTCATCGGCAGCTCCAGCGCGCCGTACCTGAACAACACCCTGAAGGCCGGCGGGGCGAACCTGACCCAGTCCTACGGCCTCACCCACCCCAGCGAGCCCAACTACTACCAGCTGTTCTCCGGCTCCAACCAGGGCCGCACCGACGACAGCTGCGTCACCGTCGGCTCGATCTCGGCGCCCAACCTGGCCTCCGAGCTGATCGCCGCCGGCAAGACCTGGGCCAGCTACAACGAGGGCCTGCCCAGCCAGGGCTCGACCGTCTGCACCAACAGCGCGGGCAAGTACGCGCAGAAGCACAACCCGTGGTTCGGCTTCTCCAACGTGCCGACCTCGACCGCCAAGACCATGACCCAGTTCCCGACCGACTACACGACCCTGCCGAAGGTCTCGTTCGTCGTGCCGAACCTGTGCAGCGACATGCACGACTGCTCGGTCTCCACCGGCGACACCTGGATCCAGAACAACCTGGGTGCCTACGCGACCTGGGCGAAGACCCACAACAGCATGCTCGTGGTCACCTTCGACGAGGACAACAAGCTCTCCGGCAACCGGATCCCGACCCTGTTCTACGGCGAGCACGTCGCCGCCGGCAGCTCCACGGCCACCACCTACAACCACTACAACGTGCTGCGCACCCTGGAGGACCTGGCGGGCCTGACCAGCCACGCGGGCAACGCCGCGAGCGCCTCCGACATCACCGGCATCTGGAACTGA
- a CDS encoding ABC-2 type transport system ATP-binding protein: protein MTTAISVTGLVKDFGRTRALDGLDLTVTRGEVHGFLGPNGSGKSTTVRVLLGLLRADGGTVRLLDGDPWRDAVALHRRLAYVPGDVTLWRNLSGGEAIDLLGRLRGGLDPARRAELLERFELDPTKKGRAYSKGNRQKVALVAALASDAELLVLDEPTSGLDPLMEDVFRSCIAEERDRGRTVLLSSHILSEVEALCDRVSIIRAGRTVETGTLAELRHLTRTSIDAELAGPPPELPGVHGLVADGRRIRCQVDTDRLDEVLRALTAVGVRSLTSRPPTLEELFLRHYEQPGAPRGEQSDPAVAR, encoded by the coding sequence ATGACGACCGCCATCTCGGTGACCGGCCTGGTCAAGGACTTCGGCCGGACGCGCGCCCTCGACGGGCTGGACCTCACCGTCACCCGCGGCGAGGTGCACGGCTTCCTCGGCCCGAACGGCTCCGGGAAGTCGACCACCGTCCGCGTCCTGCTCGGCCTGCTGCGCGCCGACGGCGGCACCGTCCGGCTGCTCGACGGCGACCCCTGGCGGGACGCCGTCGCCCTGCACCGCCGCCTCGCCTATGTGCCCGGCGACGTCACCCTCTGGCGCAACCTCTCCGGCGGCGAGGCCATCGACCTGCTCGGCCGGCTCCGCGGCGGCCTCGACCCGGCCCGCCGCGCCGAACTGCTGGAGCGCTTCGAACTCGACCCCACCAAGAAGGGCCGCGCCTACTCCAAGGGCAACCGCCAGAAGGTCGCCCTGGTCGCGGCACTCGCCTCCGACGCCGAACTGCTCGTCCTGGACGAGCCCACCTCCGGCCTCGACCCGCTCATGGAGGACGTCTTCCGCAGCTGCATCGCCGAGGAGCGCGACCGCGGCCGCACCGTGCTGCTCTCCAGCCACATCCTGTCCGAGGTCGAGGCGCTCTGCGACCGCGTCAGCATCATCCGGGCCGGCCGCACCGTCGAGACCGGCACCCTGGCCGAGCTCCGGCACCTCACCCGCACCTCGATCGACGCCGAACTCGCCGGCCCGCCGCCCGAGTTGCCCGGCGTGCACGGGCTGGTCGCGGACGGCCGGCGGATCCGCTGCCAGGTCGACACCGACCGGCTCGACGAGGTGCTGCGCGCCCTCACCGCCGTCGGCGTGCGCAGCCTCACCAGCAGGCCGCCCACCCTGGAGGAGCTCTTCCTGCGCCACTACGAGCAGCCCGGCGCGCCCCGCGGCGAGCAGTCCGACCCGGCGGTCGCCCGGTGA
- a CDS encoding ABC-2 type transport system permease protein (manually curated), producing MNTLAGTPVLLRLALRRDRITLPAWVYVLTASVVSTALAFRSLYDTEDARLRFAAGIAANTSLRALYGPLYDPSTIGGLTAWRMAVFGAVLAGLMSTLLVVRHTRAEEEDGRLELVGAGAVGRRAPLTAALLAAATADLLLAALVAGCLTAAGQAPAGALAFGLALGCCGLLFAGTAAVTAQLAGTARAANGLAGTLLGTAFVLRAVGDAGPAWVGWLSPIGWVEQVRPFAENRWWVLLLPLTGAALATAAAYALVARRDLGAGLLPQRPGPAAGAPGLRTAAALAVRLHRGTLLGWAAGLAAAGLVFGGVSRGVLDLVGDNARVSEVIARLGGRQGVLDAYFSTMGGLFGMVVAGYAVQAVLRLRTEETSGRAEPVLATAVSRLRWAAGHLLFPLAGSAVLLAVAGACSGLGQGAAMGGTGRAVARLLPAALAQLPAVWLAAAVALAVVGLAPRWSTAAWGALGLFLLIGWLGPILRLPQWALDLSPFTHIPHLPGGSFTAVPLLWLTALAVLTAAAGLAGLHRRDLG from the exons GTGAACACCCTCGCCGGCACCCCCGTCCTGCTGCGCCTCGCGCTGCGCCGCGACCGCATCACGCTGCCCGCCTGGGTCTACGTCCTCACCGCCTCGGTCGTCTCCACCGCGCTCGCCTTCCGCTCGCTGTACGACACCGAGGACGCCCGGCTCCGCTTCGCCGCCGGCATCGCCGCCAACACCTCGCTGCGCGCCCTGTACGGCCCGCTGTACGACCCGTCCACCATCGGCGGGCTGACGGCCTGGCGGATGGCCGTCTTCGGCGCCGTCCTCGCCGGACTGATGAGCACCCTGCTGGTCGTCCGGCACACCCGCGCCGAGGAGGAGGACGGCCGGCTCGAACTGGTCGGCGCCGGCGCGGTCGGCCGGCGCGCTCCGCTCACCGCCGCGCTGCTCGCCGCCGCCACCGCCGACCTGCTGCTCGCGGCCCTGGTCGCCGGCTGTCTCACCGCCGCCGGCCAGGCCCCGGCCGGCGCCCTCGCCTTCGGACTCGCCCTCGGCTGCTGCGGCCTGCTCTTCGCCGGCACCGCCGCCGTCACCGCCCAGCTGGCCGGCACCGCCCGCGCCGCCAACGGCCTCGCCGGCACCCTGCTCGGCACCGCCTTCGTGCTGCGGGCCGTCGGCGACGCCGGCCCGGCCTGGGTCGGCTGGCTCTCCCCGATCGGCTGGGTGGAGCAGGTCCGGCCGTTCGCCGAGAACCGCTGGTGGGTGCTGCTGCTGCCGCTCACCGGCGCCGCGCTCGCCACCGCCGCCGCCTACGCGCTGGTCGCCCGGCGCGACCTCGGCGCCGGCCTGCTGCCGCAGCGCCCCGGCCCGGCCGCCGGCGCCCCC GGGCTGCGCACCGCCGCCGCGCTCGCCGTCCGGCTGCACCGCGGCACCCTGCTCGGCTGGGCGGCCGGCCTCGCCGCGGCAGGGCTGGTCTTCGGCGGGGTCTCCCGCGGCGTGCTGGACCTCGTCGGCGACAACGCCCGGGTCTCCGAGGTGATCGCCCGCCTCGGCGGCCGCCAGGGCGTGCTGGACGCCTACTTCTCCACCATGGGCGGCCTGTTCGGCATGGTGGTCGCCGGCTACGCGGTCCAGGCGGTGCTGCGGCTGCGCACCGAGGAGACGTCCGGCCGGGCCGAACCGGTGCTCGCCACAGCCGTCTCCCGGCTCCGCTGGGCCGCCGGCCATCTGCTCTTCCCGCTCGCCGGCAGCGCCGTGCTGCTCGCCGTCGCCGGGGCCTGCTCCGGCCTCGGCCAGGGCGCCGCGATGGGCGGCACCGGCCGCGCCGTCGCCCGGCTGCTGCCCGCCGCGCTGGCCCAGCTGCCCGCGGTCTGGCTGGCCGCGGCGGTCGCCCTGGCGGTGGTCGGGCTGGCGCCGCGGTGGAGCACGGCCGCCTGGGGCGCGCTCGGCCTCTTCCTGCTGATCGGCTGGCTCGGCCCGATCCTCCGCCTCCCGCAGTGGGCGCTGGACCTCTCCCCGTTCACCCACATCCCGCACCTCCCCGGCGGCAGCTTCACCGCCGTCCCGCTGCTCTGGCTCACCGCCCTCGCCGTTCTCACGGCCGCCGCCGGCCTCGCGGGGCTGCACCGCCGCGACCTGGGCTGA